A genomic window from Nicotiana sylvestris chromosome 11, ASM39365v2, whole genome shotgun sequence includes:
- the LOC104246134 gene encoding uncharacterized protein, whose amino-acid sequence MDSRDDGDNGFQFSQILSRESSVGQSSRIYYYRRAEGVPFQWEKQPGTPKNPPNEDVVPPLSPPPSIQSLGLPKPWFINTDDDEPQESKSLKVWLSKKIKKLHQLKTFGKSHQNSELMHGIDVVESDGEFVASSFKNSTSSSSSSSSTDSYTSNRQEREKSSGRRRDMMEGCSPWNNITEMDKEDVNVTHSKMYKRAFSQEDDDRSILSRMSTVDQSSHSYYRSTEGIAFKWEMQPGTPIHDPPQNEVIPPPSPPPMVQSLALPKPNSILHDQEEANNKSSSWQKIWLGIMNSKRMIKSSDEKIKGKGFRVSNELSFRLESIDIQGRRGDSVLLSSSSSSSSISKKKVLPFSKFRRDVLGRNFCLNPWKIKANLASSSRRI is encoded by the exons ATGGATTCAAGAGATGACGGCGATAATGGATTCCAATTCAGTCAAATACTTTCTCGAGAATCATCTGTAGGACAATCATCACGTATTTATTATTATAGAAGAGCTGAAGGGGTTCCATTTCAATGGGAGAAGCAGCCTGGAACTCCTAAGAATCCACCAAACGAAGATGTCGTTCCACCACTTAGCCCTCCACCTTCAATTCAAAGCTTGGGGCTGCCCAAGCCTTGGTTTATTAATACTGATGATGATGAACCTCAAGAATCGAAAAGTTTGAAGGTTTGGCTTTCGAAGAAGATTAAGAAATTGCATCAATTAAAAACTTTTGGAAAATCTCATCAAAATTCTGAATTAATGCATGGAATTGATGTTGTTGAGTCTGATGGAGAATTCGTTGCCAGTTCGTTCAAGAACTCGACTTCATCgtcctcatcttcatcttcaacaGATTCATATACCTCAAACAGGCAAGAGAGGGAAAAATCTTCAGGGAGAAGAAGGGATATGATGGAGGGTTGCAGCCCATGGAATAATATCACAGAAATG GATAAAGAGGATGTAAATGTGACCCATAGCAAAATGTACAAGAGAGCTTTTTCACAAGAAGATGATGATAGAAGTATTCTATCAAGAATGTCAACAGTAGACCAATCTTCCCATTCATATTATCGAAGCACAGAAGGAATTGCCTTCAAATGGGAAATGCAGCCAGGAACTCCCATACATGATCCACCACAAAATGAAGTCATTCCACCTCCTAGCCCTCCACCCATGGTGCAAAGTTTGGCACTGCCTAAACCTAATTCCATTCTTCATGATCAAGAGGAAGCTAATAATAAGAGCTCTAGTTGGCAGAAAATCTGGCTTGGGATTATGAATAGCAAGAGAATGATCAAAAGTAGTGATGAGAAGATAAAGGGAAAGGGATTCAGGGTTAGTAATGAACTCAGCTTTAGGCTAGAAAGCATTGATATTCAAGGGCGTCGCGGCGATTCAGTTTTGttgtcatcttcttcttcatcctcttcTATCTCGAAAAAGAAAGTGCTACCCTTCTCTAAATTTAGAAGAGATGTCTTAGGGAGGAATTTTTGTTTGAATCCTTGGAAAATTAAAGCAAATCTTGCTTCTTCTTCGAGACGCATATGA